From one bacterium genomic stretch:
- a CDS encoding TetR/AcrR family transcriptional regulator, translating to MSQHSGEKHSAIMEAALDLFVECGFHAAPTSRIAERAGVGVGTIYRYFRNKEELIHSIFDEMHQRFHERFEHRLDMSAPLRERLTSVLGRLLEIFIASPRDFLFLEQYHYSPFAAADRQELPAEEHGIIRQMLREGKETGLFKDAAVPVLQGIALGPVIFLAKEHIAGRLFVDAYTVELATRSCWDALLK from the coding sequence ATGTCGCAACATAGCGGTGAAAAGCACTCGGCGATCATGGAGGCTGCTCTGGATCTCTTTGTGGAGTGCGGCTTTCACGCCGCCCCCACCTCAAGGATCGCTGAACGGGCCGGAGTGGGTGTCGGCACCATCTACCGGTACTTCAGGAACAAGGAGGAGCTCATCCACAGCATTTTCGACGAAATGCACCAAAGGTTTCACGAGCGGTTCGAGCATCGGCTCGATATGAGCGCACCCCTCAGGGAACGCCTGACCTCCGTGCTTGGCAGGCTGCTGGAGATCTTCATCGCCTCACCCCGGGATTTCCTGTTCCTGGAACAGTACCACTATTCCCCCTTCGCCGCAGCGGACCGTCAGGAGCTCCCGGCCGAAGAGCACGGCATCATCCGGCAAATGCTCCGGGAGGGCAAGGAGACCGGCCTGTTCAAGGATGCGGCCGTCCCCGTCCTCCAGGGCATCGCCCTGGGCCCCGTCATCTTCCTTGCCAAGGAGCACATCGCCGGACGGCTTTTTGTCGACGCGTACACCGTGGAACTGGCCACCCGGTCCTGCTGGGACGCTCTTTTGAAATGA
- the glpK gene encoding glycerol kinase GlpK, whose protein sequence is MKYLLALDQGTTSSRAMIFGLDGSVVSVAQQEFGQHFPHDGWVEHDAGEIWQSQLDTAREAISRAGAAPGEIAAIGITNQRETTVAWDRSTGEPLHRAIVWQDRRAAALTDRMKEEGLEPTIREKTGLVLDPYFSGGKLAWILDNVPGVRSRAEAGELCFGTVDSWLMHRLSGGRIHSTDVSNASRTLLFNIHDLSWDDELLDIFNVPAGILPEVKPSAGLFGETDPALFGQAIPVTGVAGDQQAALFGQACFEPGMAKNTYGTGAFVVMNTGPKPVLGEGVLTTIGWQIKGQQPQYAMEGSIFVAGAAVQWLRDGLGLIKEAGEIEQLAASVPDTGGVYFVPALVGLGAPYWDPYARGTIVGLTRGTNRAHLARAVLEAMAHQAHDAINAMEEASGITLRELRADGGAAANDLLLQMQADILGTPVVRPRVTETTALGAAYLAGIGAGLLDQETIARQWTPDRRWEPSMPEAERDARSLDWKRAVERTKGWARPS, encoded by the coding sequence ATGAAATATCTGCTTGCCCTGGATCAGGGCACGACCAGCAGTCGGGCCATGATTTTCGGCCTGGACGGCAGCGTCGTGAGCGTTGCCCAGCAGGAGTTCGGTCAGCACTTTCCCCATGACGGATGGGTCGAGCACGACGCCGGGGAGATCTGGCAGAGCCAACTGGACACCGCCAGGGAGGCCATCTCCCGGGCAGGCGCGGCTCCCGGAGAGATCGCGGCCATCGGTATCACCAACCAGCGGGAGACCACCGTCGCCTGGGACAGGTCCACGGGGGAGCCCCTGCACCGCGCCATTGTCTGGCAGGACCGGCGGGCAGCGGCTCTGACCGACCGCATGAAAGAGGAGGGCCTGGAACCAACGATCCGCGAAAAGACCGGACTGGTTCTGGATCCCTACTTTTCCGGAGGAAAGCTGGCCTGGATCCTGGACAACGTTCCCGGGGTCCGGAGCCGGGCCGAGGCCGGAGAGCTCTGTTTCGGGACCGTGGACTCGTGGCTCATGCACCGCCTCAGTGGCGGACGGATTCACTCCACGGACGTCTCCAACGCCAGCCGCACCCTGTTGTTTAACATCCACGACCTCTCATGGGACGATGAGCTTCTGGATATCTTCAACGTCCCGGCCGGAATCCTTCCCGAGGTGAAACCCTCCGCCGGTCTGTTCGGCGAGACCGATCCCGCCCTCTTCGGACAGGCGATCCCCGTCACCGGGGTGGCCGGAGACCAGCAGGCCGCCTTGTTCGGACAGGCCTGTTTCGAACCCGGCATGGCCAAGAACACCTATGGCACAGGTGCCTTCGTCGTCATGAACACCGGCCCCAAGCCGGTCCTGGGGGAGGGTGTGCTAACTACCATAGGCTGGCAAATAAAGGGACAACAGCCTCAGTACGCCATGGAAGGTTCCATTTTCGTTGCCGGAGCCGCCGTGCAGTGGCTGCGCGACGGTCTGGGGCTCATAAAGGAGGCCGGGGAGATCGAACAGCTCGCAGCCAGCGTGCCCGACACGGGGGGCGTGTACTTCGTGCCCGCCCTCGTTGGGTTGGGAGCGCCCTACTGGGATCCCTACGCCCGGGGCACCATCGTCGGGCTCACCCGTGGCACCAACAGGGCACACCTGGCCAGGGCTGTCCTGGAGGCCATGGCCCACCAGGCCCACGATGCCATCAACGCCATGGAAGAGGCCAGCGGCATCACCCTGCGGGAACTGCGCGCCGACGGTGGTGCCGCGGCCAACGACCTTTTGCTCCAGATGCAGGCGGACATCCTGGGCACGCCGGTGGTGCGCCCCAGGGTCACGGAGACAACAGCCCTTGGCGCCGCCTACCTCGCCGGCATCGGTGCCGGGCTACTGGACCAGGAGACCATCGCCAGGCAGTGGACTCCGGACCGCCGGTGGGAGCCTTCCATGCCGGAAGCGGAGCGCGACGCCCGGAGCCTTGACTGGAAGAGGGCCGTCGAAAGGACAAAGGGTTGGGCCAGGCCATCTTAG
- a CDS encoding biotin/lipoyl-binding protein → MCDDHLKSRGEIHLPGPRNKGRSRWPASTAAFTLGLLLFMGTAMAQEEKGRDEGKSATPPRQGMPVEAAAVRTMPVAREITAENAGRIVEVSFEEGQKTARGQVLVRLDRSVLEAQRNRAEASLTLSRANRDRSEVLLREEAISQREWDEASAQWRLDEANLRLAQAPAGENGPSCSLRRGPRPQVRQFR, encoded by the coding sequence ATGTGCGATGACCATCTGAAAAGCCGCGGGGAGATCCACCTGCCCGGACCCCGGAATAAGGGGCGAAGCCGGTGGCCGGCGTCAACGGCCGCTTTTACCCTGGGACTCCTCCTCTTCATGGGTACCGCGATGGCGCAGGAGGAGAAGGGCAGGGACGAGGGAAAATCCGCGACCCCGCCCAGGCAGGGCATGCCCGTGGAAGCAGCGGCGGTCCGGACCATGCCTGTCGCCAGGGAGATCACGGCGGAGAACGCCGGGCGCATCGTCGAGGTCTCCTTCGAGGAGGGGCAGAAGACCGCGAGGGGCCAGGTTCTTGTGCGTCTCGACCGGTCCGTACTGGAAGCCCAGCGTAACCGGGCTGAAGCGAGCCTGACCCTTAGCCGGGCCAACCGGGACCGCTCGGAGGTCCTGCTCAGGGAGGAGGCCATCTCTCAACGGGAGTGGGACGAGGCCAGCGCACAGTGGCGGCTGGACGAGGCAAACTTGCGCCTGGCCCAGGCCCCAGCTGGAGAAAACGGTCCTTCATGTTCCCTTCGACGGGGTCCTCGGCCTCAGGTACGTCAGTTCCGGTGA
- a CDS encoding DUF2160 domain-containing protein: protein MEWMAWTLPTAVFFIVIAAILAGMTVWQIVSPSVLRKGLLPIATHRGDRLFIGLLGSGYIHLGWLAVTDMSIWIALGISVIFLTLMMRYG from the coding sequence ATGGAGTGGATGGCGTGGACCCTGCCCACAGCGGTATTCTTCATCGTGATCGCGGCCATTCTCGCCGGGATGACGGTCTGGCAGATCGTTTCCCCATCGGTTCTGCGAAAGGGGTTGCTGCCCATTGCAACTCACCGTGGCGACCGGCTGTTCATTGGACTTCTGGGTTCCGGTTATATTCACCTCGGGTGGCTCGCTGTCACCGATATGAGCATCTGGATAGCGTTAGGGATCTCAGTGATCTTTTTGACCCTCATGATGCGCTACGGCTGA
- a CDS encoding efflux RND transporter periplasmic adaptor subunit, whose amino-acid sequence MEKTVLHVPFDGVLGLRYVSSGEYVQPGQSIVTLDDTDPIKIDFRVPETYSAGLRAGQTVQVQVDASPGKTFSGRVYVIAPKVDPQGRSLLVRAEVPNRDGSLRPGMFAQIRLILEEKPNALMIPEQALLARGESRYVYKVVDGAVVEAAVTSGLRQRGLVEITSGLSPGDTVITAGQMKVRPGSPVTVLPAAEGN is encoded by the coding sequence CTGGAGAAAACGGTCCTTCATGTTCCCTTCGACGGGGTCCTCGGCCTCAGGTACGTCAGTTCCGGTGAATACGTACAGCCCGGCCAGTCCATCGTTACCCTCGACGACACCGATCCCATAAAGATCGATTTCAGGGTCCCCGAGACATACAGTGCCGGCCTCCGGGCGGGACAGACCGTCCAGGTGCAGGTTGACGCCTCTCCCGGCAAGACCTTTTCAGGACGCGTCTACGTTATCGCCCCGAAGGTAGACCCGCAGGGCCGCAGCCTGCTGGTCCGCGCGGAGGTACCCAACCGGGACGGGTCCCTGCGCCCGGGGATGTTCGCCCAGATCAGGCTGATCCTGGAAGAAAAGCCCAACGCCCTCATGATCCCGGAACAGGCGCTGCTTGCCAGGGGAGAGAGCCGGTACGTCTATAAGGTCGTGGACGGGGCTGTCGTGGAGGCCGCCGTCACGTCCGGACTGCGGCAGCGGGGGCTGGTGGAGATCACGAGCGGCCTTTCCCCCGGGGACACGGTTATCACGGCCGGACAGATGAAGGTGAGACCCGGCTCCCCGGTCACCGTCCTCCCCGCGGCGGAAGGGAACTGA
- a CDS encoding c-type cytochrome, which translates to MKKVILGLCFTIVVAFVMTAVFAVSPGMLAAEDVPAAYKQADLKLGGLLYDKWYKIAGAEVSGNHPLYPMDGKKSGGDTWRCKECHGWDYIGKEGRYKKGSHYTGIDGVYGARNKSPDELFKAITSGSHGIKELTASSENVWALVKFIREGLIDINTALNTDGKPVGDAASGKTLYGSGCSACHGADGNKIDFNKDKDGPQGVGWLANDNPQETLHKIRWGHPGSKMPSTVADKGLSDPDTVNLLTYSQTL; encoded by the coding sequence ATGAAGAAGGTTATATTAGGTTTATGTTTCACGATTGTTGTCGCCTTTGTAATGACTGCAGTGTTTGCTGTTTCTCCGGGCATGCTTGCTGCCGAGGATGTCCCGGCTGCATACAAGCAGGCTGACTTGAAGTTGGGGGGACTGCTATACGACAAATGGTACAAGATCGCCGGTGCCGAAGTCAGCGGCAATCATCCCCTTTACCCGATGGACGGGAAGAAATCGGGCGGCGACACCTGGAGGTGCAAGGAGTGCCATGGGTGGGATTATATCGGTAAAGAAGGGCGTTACAAAAAGGGTTCTCACTATACGGGCATCGACGGAGTTTACGGCGCCAGGAACAAGAGCCCGGATGAGCTGTTTAAGGCCATAACGTCAGGCAGCCACGGGATTAAGGAACTGACGGCAAGCAGCGAAAATGTCTGGGCACTGGTGAAGTTCATCCGTGAGGGCCTCATAGATATCAACACGGCTCTGAACACCGACGGTAAACCCGTAGGCGATGCAGCCAGTGGAAAGACCCTTTATGGTTCGGGCTGTTCCGCATGCCATGGTGCAGATGGAAACAAAATCGATTTTAATAAGGATAAGGATGGACCCCAGGGTGTTGGCTGGTTGGCCAATGACAACCCGCAAGAAACGCTCCATAAGATTCGGTGGGGACATCCTGGGTCAAAGATGCCATCCACTGTGGCGGATAAGGGTCTGTCGGATCCCGATACCGTTAACCTGTTAACCTACTCACAGACTCTGTAA
- a CDS encoding carbohydrate ABC transporter permease gives MRISKRSIALAIYLGLLMLPIYWMLNMSLRTNADILGAFSLYPGDPTFANYVKIFKDSAWYSGYINSIIYVSMNTVISLLTALPAAYAFSRYRFLGDTHMFFWLLTNRMAPAAVFLLPFFQLYSTFGLIDTHIAVALAHCLFNVPLAVWILEGFMSGVSREIDETAYIDGYTFPRFFLTVFVPLIRTGIGVTAFFCFMFSWVELLLARTLTVTNAKPIAATMTRTVSASGLDWGLLAAAGILTIVPGALVIWFVRDYIAKGFALGRV, from the coding sequence ATGAGGATAAGCAAAAGGTCCATAGCCCTTGCCATCTACCTTGGACTGCTGATGCTTCCCATCTACTGGATGCTCAACATGTCCCTCCGGACCAATGCGGACATCCTGGGGGCGTTCTCCCTTTACCCCGGGGACCCGACCTTCGCGAATTACGTCAAAATATTCAAGGACTCGGCCTGGTATTCCGGATACATCAACTCCATCATCTACGTCAGCATGAACACGGTCATATCCCTGTTGACCGCCCTGCCGGCCGCCTACGCCTTCTCCCGGTACCGGTTCCTGGGCGACACCCACATGTTCTTCTGGCTTCTCACCAACAGGATGGCCCCCGCGGCAGTGTTCCTTCTGCCCTTTTTCCAGCTCTACTCGACCTTCGGGCTTATTGACACTCACATCGCGGTCGCCCTGGCTCACTGCCTGTTCAACGTGCCCCTTGCCGTATGGATCCTGGAGGGGTTCATGTCCGGAGTGTCCCGGGAGATCGACGAGACGGCTTATATCGACGGGTACACCTTCCCCCGGTTCTTCCTGACGGTCTTTGTGCCCCTGATCCGCACAGGCATCGGTGTGACCGCCTTCTTCTGCTTCATGTTCTCGTGGGTGGAACTCCTCCTCGCCAGGACCCTGACGGTGACCAACGCCAAGCCCATCGCCGCCACCATGACCCGCACGGTCAGCGCAAGCGGCCTGGACTGGGGACTTCTCGCCGCCGCGGGCATCCTCACTATAGTCCCCGGTGCTCTTGTGATCTGGTTCGTCCGGGACTATATCGCCAAGGGCTTTGCCCTGGGCAGGGTATGA
- a CDS encoding putative toxin-antitoxin system toxin component, PIN family, which yields MRIVLDTNVFVSGVFFGGQPGRILTAWRDKMVRLVLSHEILEEYIEVLYRLEKLYPPIEAEPVIELILAGSEIIPAVPLEKPVSCDPDDGKFIACALASKAKVIVSGDKHLLSLKRFQDIDILSPSEFVQKYL from the coding sequence ATGAGGATCGTCCTGGACACAAATGTGTTCGTGTCGGGGGTGTTTTTCGGAGGGCAGCCGGGCAGAATCCTCACCGCGTGGCGTGACAAAATGGTTCGGCTCGTTCTTTCTCATGAAATCCTGGAAGAATATATCGAGGTGCTCTATCGTCTCGAGAAGTTGTACCCACCCATTGAAGCAGAACCTGTAATAGAACTTATCCTGGCAGGGTCAGAGATCATACCTGCGGTGCCCCTGGAAAAACCGGTTTCGTGCGACCCGGATGATGGCAAATTCATTGCCTGTGCCCTGGCATCAAAGGCCAAAGTGATCGTCAGCGGCGACAAGCATCTATTGTCCCTGAAGCGTTTCCAGGATATTGACATTTTGAGTCCTTCTGAATTCGTGCAAAAGTACCTGTAA
- a CDS encoding FAD-dependent oxidoreductase encodes MKRADILPGLKTDEIFDMVVIGGGATGCGVALDAVSRGLKVALVEKNDFSEGTSSRSTKLLHGGVRYLEMAVKHLDKSQYRLVTDALKERGILLRLAPHLSNRLPLVTPLYKWMEIPYILAGLKLYDLLSGSASIGNSRLLGRSKALERFPMLHAKGLKAGVLYYDGQFNDARMTVCIALTAAQHGAVIANHVCVTDFIKKEGKVAGVKLHDSVSGESWEVRARVVVNATGPFADKVRLMDDPASRPMLKASSGIHIVLDKRFAPPDTGLLIPKTEDGRVLFVLPWEGHALVGTTDEPAEVEAHPRPSKEDIAYLLRHIARYFDLTVTESDIKAAWSGLRPLIFDPKATDTARLTRDHLIDQDPSGLITIAGGKWTTYRKMALDVVDLAVRSFSLSPAGGCRTEGIYIWGGEKYDPRGDARLVEEYGLDAKAAMHLNRAYGDRAVAVARIAAEGYGAPLAKSHPYLEAEVIYAARHECAEHAMDVLAHRTALALLDTAAAMEASGRVIDLMGGEMKWSEERVQREREMVNDRLAVL; translated from the coding sequence ATGAAGAGAGCCGATATTCTTCCAGGGCTGAAGACGGACGAGATCTTCGACATGGTGGTCATCGGGGGAGGGGCCACCGGGTGCGGCGTGGCGCTGGACGCTGTCAGTCGGGGCCTCAAGGTCGCCCTCGTGGAGAAGAACGACTTTTCCGAGGGCACCAGCAGCCGCAGCACCAAACTGCTCCACGGCGGCGTCCGCTACCTGGAGATGGCGGTCAAGCACCTGGACAAGAGCCAGTACCGCCTGGTGACCGACGCCCTTAAGGAACGCGGTATCCTGCTGCGCCTGGCCCCCCACCTGAGCAACCGCCTGCCCCTGGTCACCCCCCTCTACAAGTGGATGGAGATCCCCTACATCCTGGCGGGCCTCAAGCTTTACGACCTCCTGTCAGGATCGGCCAGCATCGGGAACAGCCGTCTTCTGGGCCGGTCCAAAGCCCTCGAACGGTTCCCCATGCTCCACGCAAAGGGTCTCAAGGCCGGCGTGCTCTACTACGACGGGCAGTTTAACGACGCCAGGATGACGGTGTGCATCGCCCTTACAGCGGCGCAACACGGGGCGGTCATCGCCAACCATGTCTGCGTCACCGATTTCATAAAGAAAGAGGGCAAAGTGGCGGGTGTAAAGCTCCACGACTCGGTGTCCGGCGAGTCCTGGGAAGTGCGGGCCCGTGTCGTGGTCAACGCCACCGGCCCCTTCGCCGACAAGGTGCGCCTCATGGACGATCCGGCGTCCCGGCCCATGCTCAAGGCCAGTTCCGGCATTCACATCGTCCTCGATAAACGTTTCGCCCCGCCGGACACCGGGCTGCTTATCCCCAAAACGGAGGATGGGAGGGTCCTGTTCGTTTTGCCGTGGGAGGGGCACGCCCTGGTGGGCACCACCGACGAACCTGCCGAGGTGGAGGCGCACCCGCGACCCAGCAAGGAGGATATCGCGTACCTTCTCCGCCACATCGCGCGCTACTTCGACCTTACGGTCACCGAGTCGGACATCAAGGCCGCCTGGTCGGGGTTAAGGCCTCTCATCTTCGATCCAAAGGCCACGGACACGGCCAGGCTGACGAGGGACCACCTCATCGACCAGGACCCTTCAGGGCTCATCACCATCGCCGGAGGCAAGTGGACCACCTACCGCAAGATGGCCCTGGACGTCGTCGATCTGGCCGTGCGCAGTTTCTCCCTGAGCCCCGCCGGCGGATGCCGGACGGAGGGTATTTACATATGGGGTGGTGAAAAATACGATCCCAGGGGAGACGCCAGGCTGGTGGAGGAGTACGGCCTGGACGCAAAGGCCGCCATGCACCTTAACCGCGCCTACGGCGACCGGGCCGTGGCGGTTGCCCGCATCGCCGCCGAAGGCTACGGAGCCCCCCTGGCAAAGAGCCACCCCTACCTGGAAGCCGAGGTGATATACGCGGCGCGGCACGAATGCGCCGAGCACGCCATGGACGTGCTTGCCCACCGCACCGCCCTCGCCCTGCTGGACACCGCTGCGGCCATGGAAGCTTCCGGGCGGGTCATCGATCTTATGGGCGGGGAGATGAAATGGAGTGAGGAGCGGGTGCAGAGGGAAAGGGAGATGGTGAACGACCGTCTGGCGGTGCTGTAG
- a CDS encoding AbrB/MazE/SpoVT family DNA-binding domain-containing protein — protein MKPIATTKMSSKGQVVIPESIRDLLNLEAGTQFVVIAEDDVVILKMIKPPSMEDFDEVISKARKQAKEAGLTPLSAAETIAQYRKSR, from the coding sequence ATGAAGCCAATTGCAACGACAAAGATGTCTTCAAAGGGACAGGTCGTCATCCCGGAGTCCATCCGCGACCTGCTTAACCTTGAAGCTGGTACTCAATTCGTGGTGATTGCCGAAGATGATGTGGTTATTTTAAAAATGATCAAGCCGCCCTCTATGGAAGACTTCGATGAGGTTATTTCCAAAGCAAGAAAACAGGCAAAGGAAGCCGGGCTCACACCCCTGTCGGCGGCCGAAACTATCGCACAATACCGTAAGTCCCGATGA
- a CDS encoding ABC transporter substrate-binding protein has translation MGYALRRKLGKGKLRFLVRSGVVLGICAAFIAGQALTVSADKYSDAAKKWVDNEFQPSTLSKADQLKEMAWFTEAAKPFRGMEIKVVSETIPTHDYESKVLTKAFEEITGIKVTHDLIQEGDVIEKLQIQLQSGENVFDAYINDSDLIGTHSRYGHVVNLTDWMAGEGKDATLPTLDIDDFIGKSFTTAPNGKLYQLPDQQFANLYWFRYDWFQRDDFKKRFKKLYGYDLGVPVNWSAYEDIAEFFSEHVQEIDGKAIYGHMDYGKKAPDLGWRFTDAWLVMAGAGDVGLPNGKPVDEWGIRVEGCRPAGSSVSRGGAANSPAAKYALRKYMEWLRKYAPPGALGMDFYQSLPSLAKGNVAQQIFWYTAFIPDMVKEGTPVVNADGTPKWRMAPSPHGPYWQEGMKQGYQDAGSWTLLKSTPVDRRKAAWLFAQFTVAKTVSLKKSHVGLTIIRDSDINDKSFTERAPKLGGLVEFYRSPARVSWTPTGTNVPDYPKLAQLWWQNIGEAVAGEVTVSTAMDNLAKEMDDVMARIERANVQAECGPKLNEKKDEAYWLGQPGAPKPQLENEKPKGETVDYDTLIKAWRAGKVR, from the coding sequence ATGGGGTACGCGCTCAGAAGAAAACTTGGAAAGGGCAAGCTTCGTTTCCTGGTGCGGAGCGGGGTTGTCCTGGGCATTTGCGCGGCGTTCATCGCCGGGCAGGCCCTGACTGTCAGCGCCGACAAGTACAGTGACGCTGCCAAAAAGTGGGTGGACAATGAGTTCCAGCCTTCGACCCTCAGCAAGGCGGACCAGCTCAAGGAAATGGCGTGGTTCACCGAGGCCGCAAAGCCTTTCAGAGGCATGGAGATCAAGGTCGTTTCCGAGACCATCCCGACCCACGATTATGAATCGAAAGTACTGACCAAGGCTTTCGAGGAGATCACAGGGATCAAGGTCACCCACGACCTTATCCAGGAAGGGGACGTCATCGAGAAGCTGCAGATCCAGCTGCAGTCGGGTGAGAACGTCTTCGATGCCTATATCAACGACTCAGACCTCATCGGCACCCACTCCCGCTACGGTCACGTCGTCAACCTGACCGACTGGATGGCTGGCGAAGGGAAGGACGCCACCCTGCCGACCCTGGACATCGATGACTTTATCGGCAAGAGCTTCACCACCGCTCCTAACGGTAAACTCTACCAGCTCCCTGACCAGCAGTTCGCGAACCTGTACTGGTTCCGCTATGACTGGTTCCAGAGAGACGACTTCAAAAAACGGTTCAAAAAACTCTACGGCTACGACCTGGGCGTTCCGGTGAACTGGTCAGCTTACGAGGACATCGCCGAATTCTTCAGTGAGCACGTCCAGGAGATTGACGGCAAAGCTATTTACGGCCATATGGACTACGGCAAGAAGGCCCCGGACCTCGGCTGGCGCTTCACAGATGCCTGGCTCGTCATGGCCGGCGCCGGTGACGTTGGCCTTCCCAACGGCAAACCTGTTGACGAGTGGGGTATCAGGGTCGAGGGTTGCCGCCCCGCGGGCTCCAGTGTGAGCCGCGGAGGCGCCGCCAACAGCCCGGCCGCCAAGTACGCCCTTCGCAAGTACATGGAGTGGCTCCGGAAGTACGCGCCCCCAGGGGCTCTCGGCATGGACTTCTACCAGTCCCTGCCCAGCCTGGCCAAGGGCAACGTTGCCCAGCAGATTTTCTGGTACACGGCGTTCATCCCGGACATGGTCAAGGAAGGAACCCCCGTGGTCAACGCGGACGGGACTCCCAAGTGGCGCATGGCTCCCTCCCCCCACGGCCCGTACTGGCAGGAGGGCATGAAGCAGGGGTATCAGGATGCCGGTTCGTGGACGCTTCTGAAGAGCACCCCTGTTGACCGGCGCAAGGCCGCATGGCTCTTCGCGCAGTTCACAGTCGCCAAGACCGTATCGCTGAAGAAGTCGCACGTGGGACTGACCATCATCAGGGACAGCGACATCAACGACAAGTCTTTCACCGAACGCGCTCCCAAGCTCGGCGGGCTGGTGGAGTTTTACCGCAGTCCCGCCCGTGTTTCGTGGACGCCCACCGGCACGAACGTTCCGGATTATCCGAAACTGGCTCAGCTGTGGTGGCAGAATATCGGTGAGGCGGTCGCCGGTGAGGTGACCGTGAGCACGGCTATGGACAACCTGGCCAAGGAGATGGACGATGTTATGGCCCGCATCGAGCGAGCCAACGTGCAGGCCGAATGCGGTCCCAAGCTTAACGAAAAGAAGGATGAAGCTTATTGGCTCGGGCAGCCGGGTGCTCCCAAACCCCAGCTCGAGAACGAAAAACCCAAGGGAGAAACTGTCGATTACGACACGCTGATCAAGGCCTGGCGCGCAGGAAAAGTGCGCTAG
- a CDS encoding ATP-binding protein: MSENRKTIPVTVDKSHLIAIGEQLYSRSIELVREFINNSYDADSTEVRVSVDKDRIIVWDNGNGMDFDGLVQYFNIGSPEKRIRKQSPRFNRELIGQFGIGKFAALTTGRSFEVSTQRGEFAASVIFDKKSWEAEPGQWTLPIRVHEPDPSRGDGTTVTISKLKKTFSTEDLERVVTESVPIRAPHFRVVLNDKEVRPREFSGHRIPFMEGTDYGLIHGEIYILPESRSSTR; this comes from the coding sequence ATGAGCGAAAACCGCAAGACGATCCCCGTAACCGTGGACAAGAGCCATCTGATCGCCATCGGCGAGCAGCTTTATTCGAGGAGCATCGAGCTCGTCAGGGAGTTCATCAACAACTCCTACGACGCCGATTCCACGGAGGTAAGGGTATCCGTCGACAAAGATCGGATCATCGTCTGGGATAACGGCAACGGAATGGATTTTGACGGCCTCGTCCAGTATTTCAACATCGGTTCTCCGGAAAAACGGATCCGGAAGCAGTCCCCCCGCTTTAACCGTGAACTGATCGGCCAGTTCGGCATCGGCAAGTTCGCCGCGCTGACGACAGGAAGGAGTTTCGAGGTCTCCACCCAGAGAGGTGAATTCGCGGCCTCGGTGATCTTCGACAAAAAATCATGGGAAGCCGAGCCGGGGCAGTGGACCCTGCCTATCCGCGTGCACGAACCTGATCCCTCCCGGGGAGACGGGACCACCGTCACCATCTCGAAGTTGAAAAAGACCTTCTCCACGGAGGACCTGGAAAGGGTCGTCACCGAGAGCGTTCCCATCCGCGCGCCCCACTTTCGTGTGGTGTTGAACGACAAGGAGGTTCGGCCCAGGGAATTTTCCGGTCACCGGATCCCCTTCATGGAGGGCACTGACTACGGTCTCATCCACGGGGAGATCTACATCCTTCCGGAATCGAGGAGCTCCACCAGATAA